In the Telopea speciosissima isolate NSW1024214 ecotype Mountain lineage chromosome 2, Tspe_v1, whole genome shotgun sequence genome, one interval contains:
- the LOC122651891 gene encoding probable LRR receptor-like serine/threonine-protein kinase At1g67720: MGGALFFVICFIYNLVYGKNSPYQSIFPSYKEFIVIFILTCVRDSYTVEMEAKPFLLLSLSFLFFITAANAQMPGFVSIDCGGKENFTDDLGLEWMPDDQFIYGETAKIFVTNETRKQYMTLRHFPADNRKYCYSLNVVTRTRYLVRASFLYGNFDNNNVYPKFDISFGATHWSTIVISDANTVEVRELIFLASFPTISVCLSNATTGKPFISTLELRQFNDSVYYTDFENQFFLSTSARINFGADSDAPVRYPDDPFDRIWQSDSLKKANYLVDVAAGTKKISTIMPIDVYRDERPPEKVMQTAVVGTSGVLTYRLNLDGFPGFGWACTYFAEIEDLSPNETRKFRLILPGTPDITKAAVNIQENALGKDRLYEPVLINISLPFILNFQFQKTSDSSRGPLLNAIEINKYLRINDGSLDGIVAANLMSHYSAADWAQEGGDPCLPVPWSWVQCNSDPQPRIVSIFLSRKNLTGNIPSELTNLTGLVELWLDGNSLTGSIPDFTGCVNLKIIHLENNQLTGELPSSLAVLQDLKELYLQNNSLSGTVPSSLLKKNLILNYSGNIDLHKGGNRQSNIKVIIGSSVGAAVLLIATIVSYIILHKGAKKYYTEEKLPPPLPAQSPVSSLSDVATEAAHCFAFSEIEDATRNFEKKIGSGGFGVVYYGKMKDGKEIAVKVLTSNSYQGKREFSNEVTLLSRIHHRNLVQFLGYCQEEGKSILVYEYMHNGTLKERLYGPLTRERSISWLKRLEIAEDAAKGIEYLHTGCVPTIIHRDLKSSNILLDKHMRAKVSDFGLSKLAVDGAAHVSSIVRGTVGYLDPEYYVSQQLTDKSDVYSFGVILLELISGQEAISNESFGVNCRNIVQWAKTHIESGNIQGIIDPSLQHEFDIQSVWKIAEKAMMCVQSHGSMRPSISEVLKEIQDAILIERGAEVRREGNSDDLSRGSLHSLINIGSIDLGVAEPYISFDESIRHPSAR, from the exons cctGTGTAAGAGATTCGTATACTGTAGAGATGGAGGCGAAGCCTTTCCTCTtgctttccctttcttttcttttcttcatcacCGCGGCCAATGCTCAGATGCCTG GTTTTGTAAGCATAGACTGTGGAGGCAAGGAAAATTTCACAGATGATCTTGGGCTTGAGTGGATGCCTGACGATCAATTTATTTATGGTGAAACAGCTAAAATATTTGTTACAAATGAGACCCGGAAGCAATATATGACACTGAGGCATTTCCCAGCAGATAATAGAAAGTATTGTTATTCACTTAATGTTGTGACTAGAACACGTTACCTTGTCAGGGCGTCATTCTTATATGGTAATTTTGACAACAATAATGTGTACCCAAAATTTGATATATCATTTGGGGCCACTCATTGGTCGACAATTGTGATCTCCGATGCAAATACCGTTGAGGTTCGAGAGTTGATATTCTTGGCATCTTTTCCTACAATTAGTGTGTGTTTATCCAATGCTACAACTGGGAAGCCGTTTATCTCTACACTTGAGCTTCGGCAATTTAATGATTCAGTTTACTATACAGATTTCGAAAATCAGTTTTTCCTTAGTACATCTGCAAGAATTAACTTTGGTGCAGATAGTGATGCTCCAGTGAG GTATCCAGATGATCCATTTGACAGAATATGGCAGTCTGATTCTTTGAAGAAGGCAAACTATCTTGTGGATGTTGCTGCGGGCACGAAGAAAATCTCAACCATCATGCCCATTGATGTTTACAGAGATGAAAGGCCACCTGAAAAAGTGATGCAGACAGCTGTTGTTGGTACAAGTGGAGTGTTGACTTACCGCTTGAACTTGGATGGATTCCCGGGTTTTGGGTGGGCATGCACGTACTTTGCTGAAATTGAAGATTTGAGTCCAAATGAGACTAGGAAATTTAGGTTAATCCTCCCTGGCACACCTGACATCACCAAAGCTGCAGTCAATATTCAAGAAAATGCTCTAGGGAAAGATCGACTGTATGAACCAGTATTAATCAACATATCACTACCCTTTATACTGAACTTTCAATTTCAAAAAACTTCAGACTCATCCAGGGGACCACTCTTGAATGCTATTGAGATAAATAAGTACCTGCGGATAAATGATGGTTCTCTTGATG GAATAGTTGCTGCCAATCTAATGTCTCACTACTCGGCAGCAGATTGGGCACAAGAGGGTGGTGATCCATGCTTGCCAGTTCCATGGTCATGGGTGCAATGTAACTCAGATCCACAACCAAGGATAGTTTCAAT TTTTTTGTCAAGGAAGAATTTGACAGGGAACATTCCTTCAGAGCTGACAAATTTGacaggcttagttgagtt ATGGCTTGATGGGAACTCACTCACAGGTTCAATACCTGATTTTACTGGATGCGTAAACTtgaaaatcat TCATCTTGAGAACAATCAGTTGACTGGCGAGCTGCCTTCGTCTTTAGCAGTCCTACAAGATTTGAAGGAATT ATATTTGCAGAATAATAGTTTGTCCGGAACAGTGCCAAGTAGTCTTctcaaaaaaaatctgattttgaa TTATTCTGGAAATATCGATCTTCACAAAGGAGGGAATCGACAGAGCAACATCAAAGTAATTATTGGATCATCAGTTGGTGCTGCTGTGCTGCTCATTGCTACTATAGTATCTTATATAATTCTGCATAAGGGAGCGAAGAAATATTATACGGAAG agAAGCTTCCTCCTCCACTGCCTGCCCAGAGCCCAGTGTCTTCCCTAAGTGATGTTGCCACGGAAGCCGCACATTGCTTTGCATTTTCTGAAATCGAAGATGCCACCAGGAATTTTGAGAAGAAAATTGGTTCAGGGGGCTTTGGAGTAGTTTACTAtggaaagatgaaagatggaAAGGAGATTGCAGTCAAAGTTCTAACTAGTAATTCCTATCAAGGGAAGCGTGAATTTTCAAATGAG GTAACTCTACTTTCTCGAATACATCACAGGAACCTGGTTCAATTTCTTGGATACTGtcaagaagaagggaagagtaTCCTTGTTTATGAGTACATGCATAATGGAACTCTGAAGGAACGTCTTTATG GACCTTTAACACGGGAGAGAAGTATCAGTTGGCTCAAGCGCCTGGAGATTGCTGAAGATGCTGCAAAAG GGATTGAGTACCTTCATACAGGCTGTGTTCCAACCATCATCCATAGGGATCTGAAAAGCAGCAACATTCTTCTTGACAAGCACATGAGAGCAAAGGTCTCAGACTTTGGTCTATCGAAACTTGCAGTAGATGGAGCTGCCCATGTCTCAAGCATTGTTCGGGGAACTGTAGGATATCTAGATCCTGA GTATTATGTCTCTCAGCAGTTGACAGACAAGAGTGATGTATATAGTTTTGGTGTCATTCTTCTTGAGTTGATATCTGGTCAAGAAGCGATATCTAATGAAAGCTTTGGTGTTAACTGCCGCAACATTGTCCAGTGG GCAAAAACACACATTGAGAGTGGGAACATTCAGGGAATCATTGACCCTTCACTGCAACATGAATTCGACATTCAGTCAGTGTGGAAGATTGCTGAGAAAGCAATGATGTGTGTCCAATCCCATGGGAGTATGAGGCCATCGATATCAGAAGTGCTGAAGGAAATTCAGGATGCAATATTGATTGAAAGGGGAGCAGAAGTCAGAAGAGAAGGTAACTCTGATGATTTGTCAAGGGGATCTCTACATTCTTTGATCAATATTGGCTCCATTGATCTGGGAGTTGCTGAGCCATACATTTCATTTGACGAGTCCATCAGGCATCCGTCAGCCCGATAG